A single window of Nocardioides kongjuensis DNA harbors:
- a CDS encoding ANTAR domain-containing protein encodes MTTTTQILAAIRARHRDGKPLTDELCIDCAQSLRLAGVGMTLMNAAGHQAVIGTSGAVASRLEEIQFDLGEGPSVDASRYDRTVGSDDLGDGVLLRWPAFAPAALAAGISAVTAVPLSVGGVRLGSLSMYRSTPGRLDVQQQTAAQAYGGAAVVVLLHLQDRIPSVDLTRDALHPDLGAPVAHRAEIHQATGFLSVKASVGMTEALLLLRAHAFAADRSLLDVARDVLAGRLRIHPEESEDD; translated from the coding sequence GTGACGACGACGACGCAGATCCTCGCGGCCATCAGAGCGCGGCACCGCGACGGAAAGCCATTGACCGACGAGCTGTGCATCGACTGCGCACAGTCACTCAGGCTGGCCGGTGTGGGGATGACTCTCATGAACGCGGCCGGTCATCAGGCGGTCATTGGTACGTCGGGCGCCGTCGCCTCCCGTCTTGAGGAGATCCAGTTCGATCTTGGCGAGGGGCCGAGCGTCGACGCCTCGCGCTACGACCGCACGGTCGGCAGCGACGACCTCGGTGACGGAGTGCTGCTGCGCTGGCCGGCTTTCGCCCCGGCCGCGCTGGCTGCTGGGATCAGCGCCGTCACCGCGGTCCCGCTCAGCGTCGGCGGGGTCCGGCTCGGCAGCCTGAGCATGTACCGCTCCACCCCCGGCCGACTCGACGTACAGCAGCAGACGGCCGCACAGGCCTACGGGGGCGCTGCCGTCGTCGTGCTCCTCCATCTGCAGGACCGGATCCCGTCCGTCGATCTCACCCGCGACGCCCTGCACCCCGACCTCGGTGCTCCGGTGGCCCACCGCGCCGAGATCCACCAAGCGACGGGCTTCCTCTCCGTCAAAGCCTCGGTCGGCATGACCGAGGCACTGCTTCTCCTGCGCGCCCACGCCTTCGCCGCAGACCGCTCACTGCTCGACGTTGCCCGCGACGTCCTCGCGGGACGGCTGCGCATCCACCCAGAGGAGAGCGAAGATGATTGA
- a CDS encoding LuxR C-terminal-related transcriptional regulator, with the protein MRITVIDHHLLFADSLAMALDPEGFIVTVIDPGEQHASLATVLAAALRGAGRLVLLEHRLGPVGDGLRLVAPLSASGATVVLLTDTTDRARWGAAIHLGAKDVLHKTCSLKELVDTARRVRDGLPLMSREQRATLIEIARADRDESRAIRARLDRLTRCEKEVLGALMNGDPVQDIARTNVVAVATVRTQVKSILSKLELQSQIAAVGAAHRAAWRPPSSPRNPSRGLPA; encoded by the coding sequence GTGCGGATCACCGTCATCGACCATCACCTTCTCTTCGCTGACTCTCTCGCGATGGCACTGGACCCCGAGGGCTTCATCGTCACGGTGATCGACCCTGGTGAGCAGCACGCGTCGCTGGCCACCGTGCTGGCCGCCGCACTACGTGGCGCTGGACGGCTCGTACTACTCGAGCATCGCCTGGGGCCGGTGGGCGACGGACTCCGACTCGTCGCCCCACTGTCTGCATCCGGGGCGACAGTGGTGCTCCTGACCGACACCACCGACCGGGCCCGATGGGGGGCTGCGATACACCTAGGCGCCAAGGACGTCCTGCACAAGACGTGCTCGCTGAAGGAGCTGGTGGACACCGCCCGACGAGTCCGTGACGGTCTGCCCCTGATGAGCCGAGAACAGCGCGCCACCTTGATCGAGATAGCACGCGCCGACCGGGACGAGTCGCGGGCCATACGAGCCCGACTGGACCGGCTGACCCGATGCGAGAAAGAGGTCCTCGGCGCACTGATGAACGGCGACCCGGTCCAAGACATCGCCCGCACGAACGTCGTCGCGGTCGCGACGGTGCGGACCCAGGTCAAGTCGATCCTTAGCAAACTCGAGCTGCAATCACAGATCGCAGCCGTCGGCGCCGCTCACCGGGCAGCCTGGCGCCCACCCAGCTCACCCCGGAACCCATCGCGGGGGTTGCCGGCATGA
- a CDS encoding GAF and ANTAR domain-containing protein has product MTSEQRLAQVFVELADTLVDEFDTLDFLSTLTERSVELLNADAAGVILADARGVLHVVASTSDRAQLLELLELQNDEGPCLDCLQSARPVVNVGGGESRERWPRFSTALAEVGFASAHAIPLRLRDSVVGAMNLFCAGDSHLSEDDVAMGQALADIATIGLLQERAVRQSGLIAEQLQTALDNRVLIEQAKGVLMASAEIDVDQAFRLMRDYSRRKNHPVKDVARQVVTRTLSVEHLRRS; this is encoded by the coding sequence ATGACAAGTGAGCAAAGGCTGGCGCAGGTCTTCGTCGAGCTCGCCGACACCCTCGTCGACGAGTTCGACACGCTTGACTTCCTCTCCACCCTGACCGAGCGGAGCGTCGAGTTGCTCAATGCCGATGCCGCCGGCGTGATCCTGGCCGACGCTCGCGGCGTCCTGCACGTGGTCGCCTCCACGAGCGACCGGGCCCAGCTCCTCGAGCTCCTCGAACTGCAAAACGACGAGGGCCCGTGCCTCGACTGCCTCCAGAGCGCGCGTCCGGTCGTCAACGTGGGCGGCGGCGAGTCCCGGGAGCGGTGGCCGCGGTTCAGCACAGCCCTCGCCGAGGTCGGCTTCGCGTCAGCCCACGCGATCCCCCTGCGCCTACGCGACTCCGTGGTCGGTGCGATGAACCTGTTCTGCGCGGGCGACTCCCACCTGAGCGAGGACGACGTCGCCATGGGCCAAGCGCTCGCCGACATCGCGACCATCGGGCTCCTCCAGGAGCGCGCCGTCCGCCAGTCCGGGCTGATCGCCGAGCAACTCCAGACCGCACTCGACAACAGGGTCCTGATCGAGCAGGCCAAGGGAGTGCTCATGGCAAGCGCCGAGATCGACGTCGACCAAGCATTCCGGTTGATGCGCGACTACAGCCGCCGCAAGAACCACCCGGTCAAGGACGTCGCCCGCCAGGTCGTGACCCGCACCTTGAGCGTGGAGCACCTACGCCGCTCCTGA
- a CDS encoding DUF5994 family protein, whose product MIASDPSEPAFRPTARVPLRILLDNGFPSGPLDGAWWPQSRDLQVECADLVDHLPGLVGLPSRLLFSRPDWDAVAEGASERMITASHGTVAVGAFPTDDTHLLIVVTSSGERLHLLVIPSGTEIDVAEDLMRRAADERNVSSASVLLETARSHFGGVVPFEVGVWEDDGGAGERDLS is encoded by the coding sequence ATGATTGCATCTGATCCATCCGAGCCGGCGTTCCGGCCGACTGCGAGGGTTCCATTGCGGATCCTGCTCGACAATGGGTTTCCCTCGGGTCCGCTCGACGGCGCGTGGTGGCCTCAGTCGCGAGACCTCCAGGTCGAGTGTGCTGACTTGGTCGACCACCTCCCCGGCTTGGTAGGTCTGCCTTCCCGACTGCTCTTCTCCCGACCGGACTGGGACGCCGTCGCGGAGGGTGCTTCGGAGCGCATGATCACGGCGAGCCATGGCACCGTCGCAGTTGGCGCCTTTCCCACCGACGATACGCATCTGCTGATCGTCGTGACGTCCTCGGGGGAGCGTCTTCATCTGCTCGTGATTCCCAGCGGGACGGAGATCGATGTCGCTGAGGATCTGATGCGTCGAGCCGCTGACGAGCGGAACGTGAGTTCGGCAAGTGTTCTCCTCGAGACGGCGCGTAGCCACTTCGGTGGCGTTGTGCCCTTCGAGGTGGGTGTGTGGGAAGACGACGGCGGCGCTGGGGAGCGTGATCTCTCCTAG
- a CDS encoding lipopolysaccharide assembly protein LapA domain-containing protein, with the protein MTTGPMPPSSDRTPPTGNPTHPEPRPAARPRRPRTTRLSAAWVAVGIALVLLLLLIIFMLQNSTNVDVRFLGTDGQIPLGLAMLIAAVGGGAVVAVVGIGRITQLRLKLRRNRRDEVERD; encoded by the coding sequence TTGACCACCGGACCCATGCCACCCAGCAGCGACCGGACCCCACCCACCGGGAACCCAACGCACCCCGAGCCCCGGCCGGCGGCCAGGCCACGACGGCCCCGCACCACCCGCCTCAGCGCTGCCTGGGTCGCCGTCGGCATCGCGCTCGTACTCCTCCTACTGCTGATCATCTTCATGCTCCAGAACTCGACGAACGTCGACGTTCGGTTCCTTGGCACCGACGGGCAGATCCCTCTCGGGCTCGCCATGCTGATCGCAGCCGTCGGCGGAGGCGCCGTAGTGGCTGTCGTCGGGATCGGTCGCATCACCCAGCTGCGTCTCAAGCTCCGCCGAAACAGACGCGACGAGGTGGAGCGCGACTGA
- a CDS encoding DUF5994 family protein, whose translation MTTSNNPVHASSPARGSLRLRMVEHPGRDRVDGGWWPRSHDLVVELADLVDHFPARFGKVGWVSVSRPDWAVAPTRVAVADGYVKVGWLPQADDHVVRLKTAERAVFYLLVVPPDFTDDQGAEALLAASTHGNKHCAADILDLVTEHPDVDPADRWTDNGTTWWGPHAVAPSFRLGR comes from the coding sequence ATGACGACGTCGAACAATCCCGTCCATGCTTCCTCGCCCGCGCGTGGTTCGTTGCGACTCCGGATGGTGGAGCACCCCGGACGAGACCGTGTGGATGGCGGATGGTGGCCTCGTAGCCACGACCTGGTGGTCGAGTTGGCCGATCTGGTCGACCACTTCCCGGCGCGGTTCGGCAAGGTGGGGTGGGTCTCGGTGTCGCGCCCGGATTGGGCCGTGGCACCGACGCGTGTCGCTGTCGCCGATGGCTATGTGAAGGTGGGTTGGCTTCCCCAAGCCGACGATCACGTCGTGAGGCTCAAGACAGCAGAGCGAGCCGTGTTCTACCTGCTCGTGGTCCCGCCCGACTTCACCGATGACCAGGGCGCGGAAGCTCTGCTGGCCGCGTCGACGCACGGAAACAAGCATTGCGCTGCGGACATTCTTGACCTTGTCACAGAACATCCCGATGTCGATCCTGCTGATCGGTGGACCGACAACGGCACGACATGGTGGGGGCCTCACGCCGTGGCGCCGTCATTCCGGTTGGGAAGGTAG